The window CTAATTTATTGGCAGAACTACAGCATTCCTAATTATGATTTCCCTAAGTAAATCCATCTGGGTCAAATGTAAAGCTGTGGCTTGGATCCCACACATTGGGTGcttatgtgccaagcactaaaGAGTAAGCCATAAATACATCAATGCTCTCCTCATGGGATATACATTCTAAAGGGtgagatgggcctgaccaggtggcgcattggatagagaatcgatctgggacactgaggacccagatttaaaaccccaaggttgctggcttgagcacaggctcaccagcttgagcaaggggtcgctacctccgctggagcccctggttaaggcaaccatgagaaagcaatcaatgaactaaagtaccacaacaacaagttgatacttcccctctccctgtctgtctagtccccccccctctctttttctttctttctctctttctccctttctcatgCATGCAACTAAAAAAAAGGTGCAATAAActaatacatttattaaaaatgtcatgTGATGAGTGCTGTAAGTAAAACCAAGCTAAAGGGATATGAGAAGGATGTCTCACATTAAGTCAGAAAAAAGATATCTCTGAAGAGATGACAGTTGAGCCCAGAGATAAAGCACAGGATGGAAAAACAATCAGAATTACATTGTTGTATTGTATATACAGGTTTTTACTTAGAATGTAGTTTGCCAACATTCATTGAGAAAGCCATCCTCTCCTCACCATGTACTTGAAGATACATCAAATCTTAATTTAAGTATTGGGAGATAGAACATAAATGCTAACAGGAACCGCTATTTTCTCAGTGTCATCTCAGTTCAAATAGTTGTGACACCTGAAGTTATGTTTTTTTATCTTGTGTTTCTACAGACATTGGGTTTGCCTATCACAGATGAACAAATCCAGGAGATGAAATCAAACCTGGACAACATCGACTTCAAGATGGCAGCTGAGGAAGAGAAACGATTACGACATGATGTGATGGCTCATGTGCACACATTTGGCCACTGCTGTCCAAAAGCCGCTGGCATTATACATCTTGGGGCCACCTCCTGCTACGTTGGAGACAATACAGTAGGAGcccatttgttttgtttccactTAGGACTCAGTCTTTATAATACATTTatgagttgtattttattttatccagtTTTAGAAAGTGATTCCATAAAGCTTTAGTTTTAGGAGTATCTTTTTAATATaatcttttttacttcttttttatttattggttttagagagagaagaagggagagagggaaagagagctacatcgatttgttgttccacttatgcattcattgcttgcaccttatatgtatgtgccttgactggagattgaacgcacaaccttggcatgttggaacAACACTCCAAAcagctgagctacttggccagggccttaggGGTATCTTAATGCTCAGAATTTTCCACTTTTGGTATTTCTCATATCTAAactataaactctttttttttttttaaagattttattgattgattttacagagagaggaggggggagcagagcgagaactatcaactcatagttgcttcactttagttctttcCTTGCTTGTCATACGCtccttgaccaagcaagtccagggtttcaaaccaatgacctcagcattccaggtcgacgtcccatcccctgcaccaccacaggccaggctaaactATAAGCTCTTAATCATCTCCATAGAATAAGACCTCCAGATACTACTTATGTTATTGGTATGTTGGACATAGGCCAAGCTCTTAGCATTTTCATGGCCTATGTAATTTTCCAGAGGGGTATTTCTTTCCCAAGTCCCCTATAATTCTTTGCTGtgacttctcaaaagaagaaaGGATTGCATTATAATTCTTAAACAAAACCTTTAATTAGAAAAAGCATCGGCATGTCTTTTCCTAAGAGTTTACTAGGTGTCTGGCACTATTCTGaacactttatatatttattcttcatgaCAATCATAAGAGATAGATGCTACTATATccatttttaaacagctttattgagttatagtttacataccataaatttactcattttaaatgtGCAGTTCAATGCATTTTAGTAAATGTATACAATTGTTAGCCTTCACCATACTCCTGTTTTAGAGCACATCCCTCACTCCAAGAAATTCtcttgtgccttttttttttttttttcatttttccgaagctggaaatggggaggcagtcagatagactcccgcatgcgcccgaccaggatccacctggcatgcccaccagggggcgatgctttgcccctctggggcttcatTCTGTTGcgtccagaaccattctagcacctgaggcagaggccacagagccatccccagtgcccaggccatctttgctccaatggagcctcgctgcgggaggggaagagagagacagagaagaaggagagggggaggggtggagaagcaaatgggcgcctctcctgtgtgccctggccgggaatcgaacctgggactcctgcatgccaggccgacgctctaccgctgagccaaccggccagggcctctcttgtgCCTATTTGAAGTCAGTTCCCACTCCTGCTTTCAGATCCAGAAAAACAGTGGTCTGCTTTCTATCTTCATAGTTTTGcgttttctagaaattttaaatgaatcaGAACATATAGTCTTTGGAATCtggcttgctttcttttttatttcttatttttccaagtgagaggaggggagatagagaaacagacttctgtgTGTGCCTGATTCACTCATACCAATCAAGCCACGGCtgagggagggcaagagagagagagaaagagagagatgaatgaaggagaggggtgaagaagaagatggtcacttctcctgtgtgccagacatcaaacctgggacatccactcactgggctgacactcaaccactgacccaaccggccagggcctagaaatctGGCTTTGTTATTTCTATCTCTATAGCAGAAGAAACTTAAAGAGAGGTTGAAGAACTTACCTAAGGTTACACTACTAGAAATGATACAAACCCAGCTAGAATGAATGCCTCCAAAGCTGTGCTCTTAAACATAGGTGCACTCATGTGACCAGAAGTTAGATTCTAGATACACTTCCAATATAGAAGGAAGCCACTAATTTTTAAGTTGCCCCAAATACTTTTCCAGTCTTAAGTGATACATAACTAAAGGCATCTATGcactggtcaggtagctcagttggttagagcattgtccagataggccaaggttgcaggttcggtcACCAATCAGCACATAGAAGCATCAGTGGATacatgaataaaagaataaaaaattaatatctttgtctttatttttctctctctcattctctctcctttcctctctctctaaaatcaattttaaaaaatttaaaaaggtgtcTGTGTGTAATTGGTGAGTCAAACAGTGGAAGAAAAATACTCCTCTCTtacctgatctgtggtgacacagtggatagagcataggttTGGAACGCTgtagttgctggtttgaaaccctgggcttgcctgatcaaggcacatatgagaagcaactactaccaatTGATgcttgctcctcccccactttccctctctcttctttctctctcccctctctcctctctctaaaaatcattaaattcttaaagaaagaaatgaaaaaaaaagaaagaacaatccTCTTACTTGGATTGTTCCAAGTTTAGGAAAGTACCCAATGTGGCCTGGCCTGTCGTGGCACATTGGAcatagcatcgacctggaatgctgaggtcactggtttgaaaccctgagcttgcccagccaaggcacatatgacaatcaatgaacaactaaactgaagcaactatgagttgatatttctcattcctttgccctctctgtaaaatcagttaaTCAGTCAATAAATGTGCCTAGtgtaggccctggttggtttgctcagtagtagagcgtcggcccggtatgtggatatcccaggtttgattcctggtcaggtcacacaggggaagcaactatctgcttctccatccctccccctccctttctctctccctctctctctccctctctctctcttcctcttcttcttcccctcccacagtcctgGTTTAATTGATTCAAGCGCATAGGCCCCAGTTGCTGaggaggctctgtggagcctctgcctcagatgccaaaaatagctcagttgggagtatgaccccagatgggagttgctgggtggatcctgatcggggcacacgcaggagtcttagctactctcctctcacttggaaaagaaaaattaaaaaaaaaaaaagtaccctgTGTGTATTAGGGCTCAGCAATTACTATCTTATATAAGCATGTCTCAGAGTTGCCTGAAATACATCTTTTATCTCTCTCAAAAGCAGCTTCTATTTCCTAAACCTTGATCTGGTgcatgtcttttttgttgttgttgttgttgttgttagcaaTGATAGACatgaaaaaagggagaggaaactAATGACATGCATTGTGGAAGCTTCACGAGACTTAAGCACTTATTTATGGGAAAATAGAAACCTTGTTGACCTGGGCGTATTTGCTGTATTCAGCATGAGAATTAGTCCTTAACTATTTTCCAGTCATTTTAATACCACATACATTGGgtttgcaggcgtccccaaactacggcaaACTACCGCCCAggctgcaggccgcatgcagccccctgaggccatttatctggccccccaccgcacttccggaagggccacctctttcattggtggtcagtgagaggagcactgtatgtggcagccctccaatggtctgagggacagtgaactggctctctgtgtaaaaagtttggggacccctgtaaggGTTTGTCCTTTATAGATTCCAACAGTACCACTCTCTAagtttgtgtgcttttttttttttttttaatttttttttttttccggaagctggaaacggggaggcagtcagactcctgcatgcgcccgacagggatccaccccgcatgtccaccagggggcgatgttctgcccctctggggcatccctctgttgcatccagagccattctagcgccggaagcagaggccacagagccatccccagcgccggggccatctttgctccaatggagcctcggctgcgggaggggaagagagagatagagaggaaggggagggggaggggtggagaagcagatgggcacttctcctgtgtgccctgaccgggaatcgaacccgggactcctgcacaccaggctgacgctctaccgctgagccaaccggccagggcctaagtttgTGTGCTTTTAAAACAGTAATCAGAAAAGAATGACTTCTCTTAGAGTCTTCTGACTTGCAGAGTGGGTTTCTAATATGAGGTAGGCAACTAGCTGAGACACCTAGTTAGGATGGCCAGAAAGTGTTATGTAATCATGTTTGGGCAAAGCTGTTTAATATGAGACCATTGCATTTTCCTTCACAGGACCTGATTATTCTTAGAAATGCATTTGACCTGCTTTTGCCAAAGGTAAGGAGTTGGTGGAAAGTTCCTACCAGCCCTGGATTTTCTGTGATATAGAAGTAAATAAACACAATATAAATCTAAATAGATGATCATTGACTGAGGCGAATGATCCTATATCTAATCTGTAGAACTATCTTAATTGTCTCTTCTTGGGTTAAAACACTGTAAGGGAATACTTTTTAAAGCCTAGCCTCTTAAATGAGAGAAGCATAACCAGTGGCATTTTGCTGGAATATGCATGTCAGTGTTCCTAAAATTGTGCAGAAAATGTTCATGGCTTTAGGTAGTCAATTCTGTTGTCAAGCATTTGTTGCTATGAATTCTTAAGGCACTTGAGGATacgaaaatgaaaaaatagggaCTCTGCTTTCCATGAGCTGGAGGTCTAATTCTATATTAAATTGTATAAAAGTGCAGTTCCTGATTATGTGATGTGTTCAACCTGAATTCACCCTCTttctccacgtggtctttcttaCAGCTTGCCAGAGTGGTCTCTCGGCTCGCTGACTTTGCTGAGGAACGAGCCGATCTTCCCACCTTAGGTTTCACACATTTCCAGTAAGTGATACGATTACTTCTTGGGAATGGGGCTTGTTTACGTGCACctggctttcatttatttttttcagttcttctgCAGGGAAACCTTGAGATGAATAATCTCAAGACATAGCTTAAGCAGATACCTTTAAATACTTAGGAGAGATGAACCTGATACGCTAAAAGCTGTACTGGTGAGACAGTAAATCTAATAGTTCATTTGGGAAACATTGTGAAATCTGTATCAAGAGCCTTAGAATGTATTTGTACTCCTTGATTTAATGATGTCATGCTAGAGAATCTAGACCAAAGAAGTAATCCAAATTATGGGGAAAGCTCTTTGTTAAAGAGCTATAGGTATAAAGATCTTTgttaaaaaaactatttatagTAGTGAGcactggaaacaatctaaatgcccCACGATAAGAATAATTAGTCCTGGCcaggttgttcagtggatagaacatcatctCAGCACGCTGAggtggtgggtttgatccctggtcagggcacatatgagaagtgacagatgaatgcacaactaagtggaagaacaagTCAATGcttatgtctctgtctctccgtctcctctccctctcccccctcccttctcctcacctTCCCCTTCTacctttctccccttttccctatcttgctctcttctcccttccttcctctctctctctctctctcactctcaaatcaatggggggaaaataAGAGAATAATTAAATAAGGTATGTACCGTattaccccatgtataagacgctcccacgtataagatgcaccttaattttgggacctgaaatttggggggaaaatgtattacataaagttattgatctCAGGTCTTATTCATCATGaatttcatacaactcttcatccgCACAAAAcagaaatgcaagtgaaaaaggaaaaaaaaatctatgagcgTCAGTCCCGGCTCTGGCTTTGCCCTATAGCTATGAGGCTGTGACGTAGGCAGGTTCTGGTCAATTCAAGCTCCAGACGGGATGATCGAGGTTGTTTGCAGCGACCATCTGGGGAAGAAGGTCCACATGAAGTGCAACACTGATGACACCGTTGGGCTGTAAGAAGCTGATAGCAGGCCAGACGGGCACCCACTGGAACAAGATAGTACCTGAAGAAGTGGTACATGACTTTTAAGGATCACATTTCTCTGGGGTACTATGAAATCCACGATGGGATGAACCTGGAGCTTTATTACTAATACAGCAgaattccttcctttcttcttccaccttcaCCCCTCACACTGGTATGGatgcttgtttttaaaaagtcatgttaGGCGGCGGTGCTGCGGGATGGCAGGAGCAGGAGCCAAAGCTCGCGGCAGAGCGGCGGCGGGAGTCGAGGCCCAGCGCGAGACCCGCCACCGCACACAGCGCACAACCGCGCCACCCTCCCCACAGGATGGACGGCGCGTCGAGGGGCTTGTGTTCCCGGGACAACGCCCAACCACCAAGGCTCTTTTCATGGCACTGGGCGCCGGCATGACTGCGCTCAGCCATCCGCTGCTCTAGGTGAAGCTGCTTATCCAGGTGGGTCATGAGCCGATGCCCCCCACCATTGGGACCAATGTGCTGGGGAGGAAGGTCCTTTATCTGCCAAGCTTCTTTACCTATGCCAAGTACATTGTGCAAGTGGACAGGAAGATCGGGCTGTTCCGAGGCCTGACCCCCTGGCTGAGTCCAACGCCCTCTCCACTGTGACCCAGGGCAGCATGAAGAAGGTCTTCCCTCCGGATGAGATCAAGCAGGTTTCCAAGCAGGTTTCCCTGAGGAAAGTGGTGAAGGAATCCTCCTACAAGATGATGATGATGCAGTGCATGTCCCGGATGCTGGCCCACCCTCTGCACATCATCTCAGTGCGCTGTATGGTTCAGTTTGTGGGACGGGAGGCCAAATACAGAGGGGTGCTGAGCAGCTTAATTCCTCACCTCCTGGGAGATGTGGTTTTCTTGTGGGGCTGTAACCTGCTGGCCCACTTCATCAATGCCTATCTGGTGGATGACAGCGTGAGTGACACCCCAGGGGGGCTGGGAAACAACCAGAATCCAGGTTCCCAGTTCAGCCAGGCCCTGGCTATCAGGAGCTATACCAAATTTGTGATGGGGATTGCAGTGAGCATGCTGACCTACCCCTTCCTGCTGGTCGGTGATCTCATGGCTGTGAACAACTGTGGGCTGCAGGCCGGGCTCCCCCCCTACTCCCCAGTGTTCAAATCCTGGATTCACTGCTGGAAGTACCTGAGAGTGCAGGGCCAGCTCTAGCACGGCTCCAGCCTCCTCTTCTGCCAGGTGTCCTGAGGATCGTGCTTTGCCCTCGAGTAGCCCAAGCTACCGACATGCTGTCTCTCCTGGCCGCTGCAGGGGAGGCCCGGTCCTCTCGGCTCCTGTGAGGCGACTCCTACCCAGCAGTACCTAGGTGTGCCCCAACCAGCTGGGCACTGTATCCGTTTGCCATGTGTCTGTCTGGaagcaggggctgggaggagggtgaGGCTGCACCCGGTGATTGTCACCTGTTAGATCTGGGGATGGTGGGGTGGGCTGGGGATTAGAACAGGACCCCCTTCACACATCTGTCAAGCCTGCCTGTGTGGGGCGCCAGGAATGGCCTGGGGCAGCCCTGGTTGGATGGGAAACGGGTCATGGTGTTCTATCCACCCTACCCCCATCTGGTCAGCAGCTCTGCCTCTGCAGCTCAGCCAGGAGCCGCTCTCCTGCTATAAATAGGGCGCCCCCCTCCCGCGAGGCCCTCCACGCCCAGGCCCTTGCGGGAAGCTAGCGCTGGTGCTGCTGCGTTTTCCACAACACTACTTTCTGGTACGAAGGCAGCACCTTCTGAATGGGAAATCATGTGACCACTCAGAAtgtgtccccccccacccccaactgctCAGCGGGCTGTTGGTGATGTGGCGTGTGCAGGGTCTGGTTGCCTGTGTGGCTGTGAACACCCAGAAGTTGGGCAGATCATAGTCTCTAGTCCTACCCTGTTTAAACGTTCCTGATGAGAATGACCCTCCCTCCCTCAAATAAATGTACTAGTGGTGATTTGGAGGGGGGGGGAAGTCATGTTAATAAAATCTTAGAAgcagcaaaaacacacacacacacacacacacacacacacacaaaacaaaaactacaaccactgtgtaagatgcacccagtttttagaccccaaatttggggtggtgcgtcttatacatggggaaatatggaagTATATCCACAGACTGGATAGAATAAtattcagccattaaaatgaTACTGGTAAGACTAATATCACAGAAATGTTCTTAGGTTAATGTTAGAGGATAAAGACTGCACATAGCCTGACCaatggtagcgcagtggatagcacatcaacctgagatgctgaagtcctaggttcgaaaccccaaggtcaccagcttgagtatggggtcatcaatatgatcccaaggtcctggcttgagcaaggagtcactggcttggcttgagttccctggtcaaggcacatatgagaagtaatcagtgaacaattaaagtgatgcaactacaagttgctgcttctcatctctcccttcctgtctctctcctgcctcccccaaaaaagaaagacaatatatAAATTGCACAAACATTGGAAGAAATTATACTGACTGTAAATATTGATTGCTCTGGTTTATGAGATAAAGGaagattcctttttctctactactttttgaatttttcacttttaaaatgtgcATGTATTTTTGTGATTACCAAGAACAACACCTTTTTAAAAGCTGATATCATTTTTGAAATGCTAGTAGGTTTCAGGTGACGATATTTGAGTAGTGGTATACTAGCATGTGCCTTATGTTTTGATGGGGTATTGCCGAGGTAACAAGATATCTTCTAtatcatcaatttaggaaagccTAAGTTGAGTTTAATCTTCCTAAAAGTTAGGGTTTGTATTGGTGAAAACCTGAAGAAATGGCTCATGCAAAGGAGTCAgtactcagtgtgtgtgtgtgtgtgtgtgtgtgtgtgtgtgtgtgtgtgtcttggctGTGACATATGTTTCCTTCTGCCTCCTTCCACATTTAGCATTACCTCTAATTGcagctcctcttcctctcctgtctgtTGGAGAGTGCTCAGGAAATGCAGGCATTTCAGTTTCCTCTGGGGATTGCCTAATGAGAGGTGCCCACTGCCACAGTGAGCAGGCACTGAGAACTCGGAAGGTGGTGCGGCTGTGTGGGCATCACTCAGTATGTGTCAGCCCCTGCagtgaaaaagaaacaact is drawn from Saccopteryx leptura isolate mSacLep1 chromosome 1, mSacLep1_pri_phased_curated, whole genome shotgun sequence and contains these coding sequences:
- the LOC136389450 gene encoding mitochondrial carrier homolog 1-like gives rise to the protein MKKVFPPDEIKQVSKQVSLRKVVKESSYKMMMMQCMSRMLAHPLHIISVRCMVQFVGREAKYRGVLSSLIPHLLGDVVFLWGCNLLAHFINAYLVDDSFSQALAIRSYTKFVMGIAVSMLTYPFLLVGDLMAVNNCGLQAGLPPYSPVFKSWIHCWKYLRVQGQL